TATAACTCTTAGGTGTTGTAACTGCAGATACCATACGGTTGCTGATAATTGGGTCAGGAGACCTGCGACATGTGCTGACCACACTTGCACATTGCTACAGACATCCTCAGAGAAAACTCCATGTATGACTTTTGATAAGCTTTTATAGTATCTGTCCTAGTTCATAACTTACAGCTGGATATTTCTCTCTCCTCATGCCAATTTTCTTGTTTCCCAAACAAGGCTCTGGATTGGAAAAATAGGGATATGATAAAATGATATATcaattgtgtgttgtgtgcacaTATATCTATGGGAAGTTAAGCTTCAAAACACTATTTTTACATAGAATACAAGTTAATACAATATTTTGATGCAGCAAAtaatttatcataaaagtgTCCATAcacataatttctttcttttcagttttacatTGTGGAATCTTCACTTGAACTATATGCACGCCACATGCTGCTTTTGACTGTTGCCCTGGAAGCACAGAAACGTATGGGACTTCAGGGTGtgtcaacaaaataattaaatctttTTGACTTATGTCTTGAAAAATTTGCTGAAGAAGCTAAACTGTTTCCACTTAAACAGAGAATGAAATGCAAGTGATGCTGGCTTTGCTTTTGAAGCTTATTATTAGTTGATTTTTCTCTCATGTTTCTCTAAAATTCTTTTGCTTTCAAGCAGATGGCAGAGTTCTGTCAATTCCAAGTTCCCAGCTCACATAGaggtctttttttaatcaagatgTGTGTATCTATGTTTATGCTTATGTGCAAAAGTCTATGTAGGCATGTTCATCAAAGAGATCCTTACTCTGATGCATGATATAGAGCTAATATGTATAGAGTGATCTGTTAAAACTGCACAGGCAGCACAGGGTAGTCAGCCCAGTCTCAAATAAATTGCAAGCATATTTCTGTTGTGACTCAGATGATAGATTTGTGAAGTATAAGTGAAAGTTGTTGATAAACCAAACCTTACTCTGTCCACAGAGAAGACAGAGCTTTTTCTGGAACTGTTTGGTAATATTTTGGTACGTAAGCAAACTGCTGATTACATACAGAAAATGGCCCCAGACTTTATCAAGtaagcctttcttttttttcccctgcctAAAAGGTGTTATCGCAATGATACATAGTGCAAAGGATAATTTGAAGTTAAAAAAGTAGATTTACTACAGTAATGTAGTAAGTACCAGCGAAGACCTGTAGCTAAATATgtacatttcatatttattttttccagtaTAGGAATGCttagtgtatttgtttttgcatgTCATACTACTTTATAAAGAATGTGAATGCGACATGCCACAAGCACATGCTTGTTTCCAAAGATTGGTCCTACTGATAACTatgataaatatgtttatatcttGACAATGATTTTTATATCCAGCACTTCAGATcttattttgcctttgttttacATCTGCACATGCACAGTGTACATAACTGCATGCAGGCAGACTTTctctcacaagcacacacaaacttgTATCATAgacattaaaagcaaaatatttgaacaaaacttaaaacttCAGAAGCAACAATACAAGTTTTGAGTGTGTTCTTTTCTCTGAACAGGATGGTTACTGATTTCAACTATCTGGAAAAAAAGTTGCCGTGTTTAGACCTTTCTCATCTTAAGGTTTGTATTTTGTGATGTCAAAGTGCACATTTGACATCACAACCAAAAAGgtcttctgcaaaaaaaaaaattgtgcatcaGTTTAATAAAGCTTACATCTCAGGAAATGGTAAAACAGCTTGATTGACATAgtaggatttgtttttttaaaagagaactagactgtttaatttatttttatttgttggcaAAAGACATTTCAGCAAAGCAGCATTGCATTTTTTCGATCATGCGATTATCTTGACATTTGTTGCAGTTCAAAGAGAGGGACTTTATGGAGGGAATCTTTAAGTTTTGGCGAAAATTTGACCTTAAGGCTTTTGATGCAAAGAAGTGTTGGTCAGTAAAGagtcaattttttaaatcttcataGCAATTATATGGAACCTTATAAATCATTCATATGTATTTTACATATTCTTTGAACTGTGCATGTTTTAATTTACCATcctctcctttttatttatttatttttattttatttattttttttgtataccATAACTTTGCCCATGTGAAGTAACAGGAATTTGTTACACAgcctattttaaaaaagagaaaacattgttgagaaaagttttatttctttttagagGAAATTATTGACTGGTTGCTTATTACATGCATTTATTTCGGCACATGACATGTTCATTCAGAATATGACAGCTCGTGGATTTTTGTCTCATGGCAGGGATCTGCGCTTGCGTCAGTACCTGGGAGTGCGGTATGATTCAAGACTCAATGTTTTTGATTGGGACCATTCCATGAATCTGATTGAGAGAGGGGTGAGTTGTGTGGTGCTAAATCAGAGATAATTTTTGTTGGGAACAGGGAAGCAGTTGTTCAAACATTCAGACTActgggaaaaataaatttctagaCTTTATTGAAGATTTgggggttttattttttggcagatgatttaaaactaaataactCTGAGAATTATAACatacagattttgtttaaaagtttgatAAGCTTTAGTTGTctgcatttcattttgtttcagggTGACATTGTAAACATCCATGAGTACAAGAGCTGGAGAAACAATGGTGTGGCATTTCAGGTTCGAGAAGGAACGTATGATGTCCCAAATTTAAGCCTGGCCTCCACCAGAGTGCTGAAACATGTACGTGTTCCTTTTTAATGCTGGTTTATGTGTTAGATGTTAAGTTTACACAATAGATAGTGCCCTTCTGACATTTAAtctattatttaaaactatGTTAAAGCAGTTtaggtattttttcttttactgcccACCTATATGACAGTGGAAGTAATTATTTTggttatttaaatcatttttgttgggttttttttctgtgcatttttcCTTAACAAATGTGGATATGTTGTGTAATCTACAGTTGTAGAGAGCATGTCTTAAGTTATCTGCATTTGTAGACAGCATGTAGTAGAGTGAATATGGATAGTGGTATATTGCTTCCCAGTTATCTTAAAAAATGTCTACATGTGAGCAAATGCATTTTGTCATAGTCATATTTGTTTCCTCCAAAGCTGctatttttcacttttcaggAGGGAGACAGATTTGTGCGCCTTGGTTACTGGGGTGACATCCTTGTCAGTCCTTATATAGCTTTGGGAACAGAATCTGAAGAAAAATCGTTCTTCAAGAAGCAAAATGGAGTATATGCTAAGGTTgatttctccttttcttgttaTAGCTAGAAGTTAAAGGTATATGAGCTATCAGCATAATGTCCTTTCAAACTAATATTTCTTTAATCCTTTACAtttgggagagaaaaaaaaactgaaatctGACATTAGGACCTGTTGGAgatgttaattttattcttctgtatTAGTGTGCCCAAGATGTAGCAGAGTTCAATGTGATGTCCATGTTCCATGAGCTGGCAACACATCAGAAATACCTTCTTACCACATCTACCCCTGGCCCAGTCACAGACAAGTGAAACACCAAAGCTGCAAGGTGTGTCCTCTACCTCTACCttaaagcataattttttttttcctttcaacttCATTAATAGAAGATGTGCCAATGTCATAGAAAGAATTACAGAAGAGCTGGAAGCAAATGGCATCTACATGCACGATCATGCTAATCCAGAAATGGTGCAGAGTTATTATGATGGAAATGAGAGACACTTTGTGTGTGTCATATACAGGAAAATAATTTAACGGTTCATCCTGTTACAGttataataaacacaaatcaGTTCCATAGCTAGATACCTAATTTTCTTAGAAAGCAGACTTAACAAACAGTAAGGAGACAATGTGAGTGCACAATGTAACTGTTGTAGAGAtcgaggaggaagaagaagcagatgCTGATTTACCACAAGCACCCAGCAGTGACAAAATTCACAAGGGAGATCATGAAGAGCAGGAAGGTGTGACTGGATCTTCATTTCATCCCTTGGATCTAGAGTATGGTAAGGATTACTTGAGATGTCTCTTAGCCTAACTGCTTGAGTTTTGACTCCTCTCTACATTCTTGTGTTTGTCTACATGGATCTATttgctttcatcatcatcaccaccaccaccatcatgtAAGTTATATTGACAGGAATTACCACATAAATTAAGATTATGGTAAaggctacaaaataaaaaaatgactggAATGACATAAATCTAtggaaaacatgaaatatgaaatatgaaataagaATCATGCAATGAAACAGGATAGAGCATGATAAAGATTAAATGTATTGAAGGCTGCAGCATgataagaacatttttaaaatactgaacaTTGTGCACTGCTGCCTTACACCTAAGGCattcttctgtgtttgtgtgtgtgtgtgtgtatgtgctttgcACACAAATGCCAAGAAATCTTATGGCTATGTGGGCTGCATATTATTGTAGAGTCAGCACACCATACTTGATTAAAGTACTTTGCACTAAATATACCTGAACAAGcactgataataaattttcagaGTTTTGTGTTCTTAAAATACCTTTGCATGGTGAGTTATTTTTTCTTGGGTGGGAAAgttaccaaaaagaaaaaatattcatatcaTGCATCATGAACTTAATGGTAAATTCCTCTTGCCTGACTGTACcctgacattttgtttgataGAAGGAGgatgttgattttgtttgatAAAATGCACTTAGAAAATCATGTCCGTGAAGGGAGTGAACTTTGTGCTTTCAGAATCTCTTGCTCTGGATGGAGTTACCATCACTTTTCTTCCCATTGGTTCAGCTCCAGAACTGCCAAAGCGTGGTAAATTTCAAAAGACGTTTGATGTGGTCTATATTGCCAATAGGTTAGTCTTGATAATATGTACTTCTCTACCTCTCTTCACTGTAGATTTTTCATTTGGTAATTCAGGTTCTTCATGGTTAAGAGATTTTTAGCTAAGGATTTtgattacaaaatgtttatgggCCTCAAAGAGTTATGAGCACATATATGTTGCAGGATTTATtaagtgcatgcacacacatacacacacagtggaGTATGAAGATGCTGTGCattgggtggtgggtggggcaaacttcatgctgacagtctTTTTCGAGGGGATTGATTGCTCCTTTTGCCCCCCTGATTCCTACAATACTGACACACATGCAGATGATAATAGATGCTCAATAAATCTTTATGCTTATGCTATACATGATCACCAATGAAGAGTAAAAGGGGAAAAGTCTAACAAAAGGCCAAAGAGacgtcttctttttttcagcctGGTTCACTACTTGACTCCAGAATTCAATGCAGTATTTGCGGATCACTGTACAGTGCTACTGGAATCAGCCCTGTGAGTTTTGCCTATAAGATTTATAAGGCCCACGTGATTACAAACTAGTGCAGGGTACGTATAAAGGCACGTACAAAAGATTGATGATAGAAATGcagtacaataaaaaaatgtctacacaACCTGGAGCAGTGTGGAGGGTAAAGCTGTCATAGAGTTAAATTAACAAGCAAACAAGTTAGATGAGCGTGCAGGTGCTAGTCCTGATTCCCTTCCAACTGTAGTCATGCTTACACATTGTGGTGACAGGTTCATGCTGGAGCTGAAGAAAGAGCAAGTGGCGCAGTTTGTTCAGAAGGTTTCTGAAATGGCCAAGGCAGCCGGCTGTCAGGTAATGTACCTCACAGGTTGTTCTCATCAGTTGAGGGGGAGACTGCAGGTCCAAGAGGCAGCTTACTTGTGCTGTGCCAAATATAGTACAGGCAAAGGTTAAGCAGTGTGCTACAAAGTAAGCTGAAGTGGCTGGTAAAAGCTCCTCATAATAAGCAGTGTATGGTATACCTTGACATCATGGTTGCTGTTTGACTCAGATGGTTTTAAACGTGATAATTATTGGTCATAAACTTCCAGAAGAGAGCAAAGTTGATTTTGTGAACCTTATGGTTCTTCGTCGTGCATGCAGATGCAGAATGTGTAAAGTTTCCAGGGTTATGCGATATTAGGAAGATCATAACTTGTAAATCGAATTTTCCAACCTTTCAGGAACTTGTGCCGCATACAAAGACCAGAAAGGTTTCACTGTCTGGCATTACTAGTCCATAGCCGACAATGATGCTAGCATCATGTTGAAGACTGTGTCAGGGTAAAGTTTGAGAGGATAGTAAAGACTCTTCTAATTCTGTCTTATTGCAGGAGCTGGAGAAGTGTGATGCCGAGAAAGATGCCTTGATCAAGATGTACTTCCAACGATGAGCCATGGTTAAGGCTGCCTTGTATGGCAGGGCGTGTTGAAGCTGAGCATGACGTATCCAGAATACTGGCATAGGGCCGAGAGGAGGATACAGAGTTGTCTGGACCAGGAGACTATTTTGTGGCAGAGTTGAAAGTTGTAAAGATCATGAAAACGCAGGATCTTTTTATGAATTAAAGTGGGCGATTTTTATTAATACTTTCTAAAAACGCTTGCTTCAAATTTCAGGAAGGGGTCCGTATCTCGTTATTTGAAGcctttgagtttgtttttttttttggtttgggtttttcttttttttttttttttttggtagtggtggggggagggaggcaATTCCTTGATGCTTGTCCCCTTTGGTCAGAAAAAAACGCAAACGCTGCATCACAATACTCCATTTAGTGACACCCAAACTTAAAAttgttactttaaaaacaaaactactttCTATTTCAGTGATAATATCAAAAAGCAAACCTGTACCTGGCGTCTGCGCGGGGTTCAAGTTATGATGGAACATCTGAACGTGCACTTTTTCACGTTCTCAAATTCAGTTGCTGTCTACCTGTTGTTTCTGGtggcttttatctttttctatttAACCGGCATTTTTGCTGACTCGCCGGTTTCTGTGTCGCTGCGGCGGTTAGTGACAGCAGCCGACTCCccctcagtgacgtcattgcTGAGGAAAAACAATCAATTTATTTAGATGTGATTTTTACCATCGCAGTGAAGCTGCAGTATCATCTCCGATTAGTTCAACTCCtacaaattgttttttaaactttatgttCCACTGACTAGGCGTTTAGTGTCTGTTGCCATTGTTcgtttgggggtttttttttcccacttttcCTTCTCCGGCAGACTGTGATTCCTGTTCAAACAggttttttacttttcaaacgCGTGCATCAATCCAGTCGCCAGACGATTAATAAGATGGGATTTAGTTTTCTTTCCAGTTCATggaaaatgttacttttaacATCCCGTAATGATTTTAATGTTAGTTCATAGACTTAAAGCGATTGTGAAATGAACAGTTTAGCCCACTCTATACAAAACTCAAGTATAGTAATATAAAATCTCGGATGATGTTAGCGTGTCGTTTAGGAACACCGAAGCAGACACTTATTGGTAGCTT
This is a stretch of genomic DNA from Pomacea canaliculata isolate SZHN2017 linkage group LG3, ASM307304v1, whole genome shotgun sequence. It encodes these proteins:
- the LOC112558988 gene encoding dynein assembly factor 3, axonemal-like, with product MDGFGTITWWGFSPALDLQEMGVNQLMNKLAINKNKDTIRLLIIGSGDLRHVLTTLAHCYRHPQRKLHFYIVESSLELYARHMLLLTVALEAQKRMGLQEKTELFLELFGNILVRKQTADYIQKMAPDFIKMVTDFNYLEKKLPCLDLSHLKFKERDFMEGIFKFWRKFDLKAFDAKKCWDLRLRQYLGVRYDSRLNVFDWDHSMNLIERGGDIVNIHEYKSWRNNGVAFQVREGTYDVPNLSLASTRVLKHEGDRFVRLGYWGDILVSPYIALGTESEEKSFFKKQNGVYAKCAQDVAEFNVMSMFHELATHQKYLLTTSTPGPVTDKRCANVIERITEELEANGIYMHDHANPEMVQKIEEEEEADADLPQAPSSDKIHKGDHEEQEGVTGSSFHPLDLEYESLALDGVTITFLPIGSAPELPKRGKFQKTFDVVYIANSLVHYLTPEFNAVFADHCTVLLESALFMLELKKEQVAQFVQKVSEMAKAAGCQELEKCDAEKDALIKMYFQR